The Toxorhynchites rutilus septentrionalis strain SRP chromosome 1, ASM2978413v1, whole genome shotgun sequence genome contains the following window.
actttcggcgaatgagcaataatcgattgcgggcgcatacaatattggatacggaaatatcctactgatggggcagaataatcttctgaagctatccttgttaattgcgattgattgaaaaaccacaaaaccaaatgtatttggtcacagtgttacatggatagaaaacattcaattaaactctttcacatgaatatattttgaaaattcccaaaggaactggcagattattttcagtaacgattagatatttccacattttcctcgatactggaagcccaccagtggttaatgccaactcgataaccacctgttaatagcacttgattgaaacatatttggtcacagtgttacatggatagaaaacattcaattaaactctttcacatgaatatattttgaaaattcccaaaggaactggcagattattttcagtaacgattagttatttccacattttcctcgatactggaagcccaccagtggttaatgccaactcgataaccacctgttaaaagcacttgattgaaacatatttggtcacagtgttacatggatagaaaacattcaattaaactctttcacatgaatatattttgaaaatttccaaaggaactggcagattattttccagcaatgattagatctttccggaactttctcgatgctgaatggcatcctaacggaaagagttctgcgcgtgtatgtgtcgatccttcgccgtccacctcctccagcacgttaggcaacgatgttgtcttgtcgatgtcctcacgaaaaatgaatgtgtctcaccaccagaatatcgcttaagtatgctttttgtgtgtgattgaatcgagagaaggtgtggtttacgatggcaatttggaaggaaaactaaaggggaatgaactctctgagctcggaactttcggcgactgagcaataatcgattgcgggcgcatacaatattggatacggaaatatcctactgatggggaagaataatcttctgaaactatcctgttaattgcgattgattgaaaaaccacaaaaccaaatgtatttggtcacagtgttacatggatagaaaacattcaattaaactctttcacatgaatatattttgaaaattcccaaaggaactggcagattattttcagtaacgattagatatttccacattttcctcgatactggaagcccaccagtggttaatgccaactcgataaccacctgttaatagcacttgattgaaacatatttggtcacagtgtaacatggatagaaaacattcaattaaactctttcacatgaatatattttgaaaattcccagaggaactggcagattattttcagtaacgattagatattttcacattttcctcgatactggaagcccaccagtggttaatgccaactcgataaccacctgttaatagccgcgcgtgtatgtgtgtgtagcgatgtcttcccagggaaccgtttgtggcatcactctcctcctgatagattcccttctggcctagggtgcacaaacaggctcttggtgacaccgttcatccgcgctttcatgataaataaagagcttcaccgcaacagcgacaacatgctccaatcgctgttcaattagaactgagtggatttccgagcgccgctcgcttatataccgattgatgatttcaatagcctgttttgaaagcaattttaagactattgaaacaagtttttggatcaaaaagtaacaagtatataacgcgtagacattttatctttcgaatgaagtgtttatcataccatttcgttcagttgtttaggagctattaacgctcaaaatctcggtctccggcgtaacgctttcgttttcgaaacattgattttacaccccggtatagaaatgaaagacgtagtcctacgtcaaaaggtttttatttagcgtctaaactatcgaacacaacaaatatgtatccaatctgagttattaactcaagagaaagtcattgaaaagaatgtataccaaatgttttgattcgttttgttcatgctacccaccactaaccgtctatggcgctgcgcacagtacaactgtagccatgtacagcggtaaaataggtcggtacaggtacagcgattgtatcgagttgcttgcatggttctagcgctgtacatggtgacagacatacaattttcgaagtacaacgcaagtacagctgtatgtctgtcataagtataagggtgctcatacactgtttgaccgaagccaaatatttaactctatttgacagataaaatttgaccaactgatcaaatatattcgacgcaaaacacaacaagcaaattTTCCATTATTGAATGCCtaaaagacgagtgggtaatgtcgggacataaccggagagacgtaggactacaccaagaggtgttcattattcgaatatcatggaacacagatcccagaatgaccaacttttcatgcacaaaattacagaaaaaaatcaaggaataaaaaaaaacctcaaccacactcagcaaacactcaaacgtttaggtggaaatcaaaatcaaaatttatcgtGCAAATGTTATAGGGGTTATTGTTCggccggcaacgaacacacacttgatggcaagcataatatgaatttaccgtctggtatcgtgatataatttggCTTTCCATTCCTCATAAATAACCGTTGGTGTACTTGGATAACATAGGCTCTAGAaggctcagcagagtagtgaaatcacttggtgtgtgacgtattaaataatagaTAAAGATGAAGTTCAAATAAATGCATTGTAGATAATAATGACGTCATGTGTTCACACCCAACCAGTGTGTACGATTAGAAATATACTGCCTTGTGTCGTATCCGTGGAACGATCCACCTGCCAATTCCAGTATCTTGGTCcagttttattttgttgttgttatttgcTGACACGTCTGATAAATTAGAAAGTACATTGATTCATGTTGTGAACGTCGGGATTTGTAAATTAAAAGACGATTAAAAACGGTGGAAAAATGTGCTCGATGGAAGATTTAAAGCAGCAAATTCAGGACTTGCAAAATGAACTGAGTCGTTTGAAAAATGGAACCAGCGGGGGTCACAATGTtagagaaaaaatagaaaaaatgtcCTCAGAAGTAGTAGATTCCAATCCATACAGTAGATTAATGGCCCTGCAACGTATGGGAATAGTGAATGAATACGAGCGAATTCGACAGAAAAGTGTGGCTGTAGTAGGTAATATACATTAGAAGATATTAAAAGAGCATAATTTTGAGattaaataatattttcaacAGGTGTGGGAGGTGTCGGTAGCGTAACAGCTGATATGTTAACACGTTGCGGTATAGGCAAACTTGTCCTGTTCGATTATGATAAAGTGGAGTTGGCCAATATGAATCGGTTATTCTTTACCCCGGATCAGGCAGGTCTCTCAAAGGTTGAAGCTGCAGCCAAAACCTTGAATTTCATCAATCCCGATGTGAAAATATTGACTAATAACTACAACATAACGACGGTGGAATCCTTCGACAAATTCCTACACGCAATTAAGACGAATGGAATCGAGAATGACACTCCAGTAGATCTAGTGCTCAGCTGCGTTGACAATTTCGAAGCTAGGATGGCCATAAATACGGCATGTAATGAGCTATCCTTAAATTGGTTCGAGTCAGGAGTTTCGGAAAATGCTGTTTCTGGTCATATACAATTCATTCGCCCAGGGGAGACAGCTTGTTTTGCATGTGCGCCGCCGCTGGTAGTGGCTGAGAATATTGATGAAAAGACTTTGAAACGGGAAGGAGTATGTGCTGCTAGTTTACCAACCACAATGGGAATTGTAGCGGGAATGCTTGTTCAAAATACGCTGAAGTATTTACTGAATTTTGGAACAACATCGGATTATCTTGGTTATAATGCGTTAATCGATTTCTTCCCCAAGATGAGCCTTAAACCGAATCCTACTTGCGATGATCGATATTGTATCGAGAGGCAAAAAGAATTTGCATCGAAGCCTAAAGCAATTGTGATCGAAGCTGTTCAGGAGGAAGATGTGCCCTTACACGAGGACAATTGCTACGGCATCGAATTGGTGGAGGAAAATGAACCCGAGAGCGCCCCATCTCTCTCGTGTATCACTGCCTCAAGTGGTTTGAAATTATCATACGAAGCACCGGAAACACAATCTGATGTTGCAATTGATAGTACCCAAAGTGACGACGTTAGTTTAGATGACCTCATGGCACAAATGAAAGccatataaaataaacattccGCACTGTGAATGCACATCTTAGTTCTGATCTATAAATATATTAATTTCATTACttagaaaaaatgtttccaaataACATTCCGAAAACCTTCGATTCTTTACAGAATTTGTGACCTTTAAAGCTTTGACCTTTGAAGCCGAATATATTATATACTCCATTGCATGCATATTGTTCATGTTAGGAGTAGATAAACCGATAACTGAGGTCATGTCGTACTCGTTGATTTGCGACATTGGATATCTGGATTCTCATCAACCGTAACAATGTCAGTGCCGACCGGAAGTCTAGCTGATAGAAACTAACCTGGCCGACTCGATCTTCTGCTCGTcttttttattcgaattttcggtcaaacaaaatgaaatttatttcaGTAACTCTATTATTGTTCTCTTTTTATGTGCCTCCACATACCACATTAGAGACAAATGAAAAAACAGTTCAACAATTAACGTTGAAAGCAGGTGGCAATAATGCGCTGTTTCGAATAACTGTATCAATTAGCATTACCATACTACCACACAATTGCTACAACGAGCGATACCCACACCAACCCCAATTTTTATAAACTTAACATTAACAGTCAGTTATCATGTTAATTTCACTGCCATATTATATTTGAAGCAGACAGAGCCTTGGCAGTTCAATAATGCTGtaagaggaggcgatctggcgtagtggtaacatccatgcctctcacgctgaaggtcacgagttcaattctcactcccgacattcttccaaaaatggaagtaaaagtgacgaaccagccaaatgagttgaaaatcactataatgcagatataaaaaaaaaataataataatgctGTAATGTGTGATACTTGTGGAATTGATTGATTTCGTCGAAAAGGATTCTCGACCACTTCAAAGAAGATTTCCAATAAGCTACTTAACATTCGATTGAATTGCATAAAAAAACTTTATTGTAGATATGACATCAACAATCAATTACCATAAACGCGTCACGTTCCACGTGTTCAATCGAACAAACCGAGCGACTTGATCCTCTTCTTGGGGCttagcacatgacaagaaaaatCACGATGTTCGACACCATTTTCCCCCTACaacaggggtggccaaacttggCACCACTGCAGGCCATCTGTTCCCGAATGAGAAGTGCGcttgcttgagcttgagcttaggtagactgtacaattcgtagttgctctccgtgattgacctgaaccaaccaaattgcacaaagaacacacagaatgacgcttgggactagcaaatcattctcgttgtgcaattttcggtgattcgagctttaaatgcggccttattctgcgtggcgtgtgaggtgagatgacaattgtcacttatgtcacgcgattccaccaggcgtatgccgtgagaaatctcacttgaatgaactctcactttattcccgctctcaaatatacgtgacgattgtcacatgaactgggatttctaggtgacaatcgtcgacatgtcttgaggtgtcgacagtgcatgaaaacaaatgaaaaattgaagaggaataataagtgttttttgggtcgtatagaatcgatagtaatggtattatatgtatcaataaattcaatttatcttcaattttcacagtacgagagacaaattgcaagtagtttgttttttttgttgtgaaagcggtagtgagtctgttattcctcaattggacgaataagcacaccgaaattattttcatttcatgaaatatatttattttctctaaaatgtaTCTATCACATGgatcttgtgtttcatctatctatccgcgagtcatcgtcaccgaactgcatatccatttcagaagccgtgatatatgcccgagccggagccagagcaacaatttaacactgagagtgcagagagcagcagcaactacgaccaaaacaaacaaaaatgctaaactttacaggatgcaatcaactgtttcaccaaatctaaatcaaatacctgcaaattcggcagaatggcaggagagttgcgtgatggtgatgtgacaattgtcatctcacctcacacgccgcgtagaatcaggccgatggtcaataacgacgccgtccttacagtcaccagggaaatGGAAGGAattttagtatgatattcgccgcttAGAAAGGGTTAggccttgttctcactgcagcagggcgtcagcgtggcttgtgcggggcgtgtgacgcttacgattaatcgtgtgtgttcttaccgatgtgttcacaccaggctGGCGTGTCGTGAGCGTGATTTTGACGTGTAGctggcgtgcaaacgaaaatacttcacgccggcgatatttgtacttctccgCTTCTATCTAGCATATGTGtgtttgtagtagtgacattattcaatttttttttgtttttttttcattttttacgtttttcaccCTCCGAGTTTTTAGCCGGATACGTCCAACGATgttggaatattgaaaaatatacaaattttcattctttcattcaaaaacacacattgacaattttcatagaacacgccgaagacacgccgctagcacggtgcaatgtgagtgaattaaaataccGTGGCGAGAAGTGAACACGCCCCGCTCACGCCACGTTGATGCCCCGCTACAGTTAGAACATGGactcatttacaaaaaaaactttaatttgcaatatgtaaaatacatgtttctaaatgcagtcattctcgagatatttgaaaaaacctttataatttattgtctttttcatttttatttttttaaattcatatatgtattttttatttttttatttttttcatatgaaagaaaaaacaaaacacattacgcttgtgcccaagctcgctcgtgatcagtctgtttctttttcttttcttttcttcgaGGAAacaattccccttctgctttcttccgtactgtttcatataccgctcccctaatcaacttagtgaagaaacggcctcaccttaggctatacttctaggcgccttgctcagaactacaaaagtgagggtgtttgtttatttgacACACTGAAAAGcgcgattcggtcgtgattattttttattaatttctatTTACACTCATTTTAGCCATTAAATGTCATCAATAAATGgtatgaaaattatatttttgtctaTTTACAATGGTCTCTGTGGTATTCGATATCCAATAAATAAATACTCAGGTATTGCCTAGAAATAATTACTCATTTATTGCACGCTTATCAGGCACATTTATTCTCTTCACTTCTAAACTGTCAAACCTATCTTCGGTCTTCATATCAGTACTAAGGTTTGTATGTTTAATCTCGCAGGGCCCTACATATGTACCACATCTCTCCTCTTTTTTTAAGAacataaaaattacaaaacaaaatcttaattttttttggtttcttcGTTGTTCCTACGCTCTTCCTACGAGCGGGTAAACTCTCTAGCGTCCCAGGCTCATCTTCGAATCCACGGAAGTCCTCATCAGATGATCCGATATGGTGCTGGTCATCGGAATGGTCACCATCATTTGCAACATTTATTTCTTCGTTTTCCTCGATGTTAGTAATTTTCCTTAGATGCACCACATTCCTGTCGTAGCATTTTCCACTGTCAGGATCTTCTACTGTGATACGAGGGCCAGACCGTGAAACTACCACATAATTCTCCGGGTTGAACGTAGTTGATAGTTTGTTTCCTGTTTTGCTTTAACACTTTGTCTCCCGATTTGATCGAAGAGCGTCTCGCTCTGCGGCGGAAGTCCTCTGATATCTTCCCCTTCTCCTTCGACACTTGATCCTTATCTCGATAGTCAGTACTTGCTGGAACGGTTTCTACGTCTTCTAGAGCTGAAATTTTGGATCGAATAGTGTGTCTCTAAAGCAGTTCAGTCGGAGTTCTGCCTGTAGTGGAATGTGGTGTCGTATAGTACATCATGAGGTAATCTCGAAGATCTTGTTTCCAATCTCTGCCAAGTGAGTTGCTGATTTGAAGCCGTTTGAGTAAAGACCTGTTTTGCCTCTCGACAAGGCCATTTTCTTGAGGCCAATAAGGCGTTAAGTGGTTCAAATGAATGCCGTGTTTTCTGCAGTAATCGTcgaattcaattccaacaaaTTGTTTAGCGTTATCCAAAGTTATCGTGCGCGGATAGCCCAATCTCGTGAAAATTTTGTCCAACCGATCGACCGTCTCTTTTGCTGTTATTTTCAGCATAATTTCTACTTCCTTATAGCGACTGTAATAGTCGATCACTACAAGTAAGTAATTACTACATGGCATCGGTCCAAGAAAGTCGATAACTATATCCACCCAGGGTTTGGTAGGCAATAAACGGCGGTTCATCGGTTCTGGCTTGCTAGGTAATCCTATCAAATGACATCTCTCACACGAAGCAACGCGTTGTACGACGTCTCTATCCATACCAGGCCACCAAACTCGGTCTCTAAGTCGACGTTTCATTACGGACTCTCCCGGGTGTCCTTCGTGTGCTAGGTCTACCATTCGAGATCTCAAACTACCTGGAACGACTAACTTGTTCCCGCGCACGACCAACTCTCCTGTGCATCCTAACGCATTTTTAAATGGTAGAAAAGGCTTTGCTTCCAGATGATCCCATTGGCCAGATCGCTAACATTCCTTTATGACTTTCAAAGCATCGTCGGAATTCGCTGCTTCCTCTATTTCTGTAGCGTCAATGGCGGCTGATTCTACTACGGCGAGTACAATAAATGTACTTTCAGTGTCAAATTCTTCCGATATAGGATTGTTGATCAATCTTGAAAGTGGGTCCGCAATATTGCCTGTTCCTTTGCGGTATTTCACGACGAATGAGAAGGATTGAATGCGTAATACCCACCTCTCGATTCTAGAGCAGGGTCTAGACGTTGGTTGGAAAATAGCCTCAAGAGGCTTGTGATCGGTCTCCAATTCAAACACGCGACCAATGAGGTATATTGAAAATCTCTGCACTGCCCAGACTAAAGCTAGCGCCTCCTTTTCAGTCTGGCAGTATCGACGCTCCGTCTGTGTCAAGGTTTTACTAGCATATGCGATTGAACGAGGTTCATGGTCGTTTGTTCCTTTAAATTGGATTAAAACAGCCCCTAATGCTACCGGAGAAGCGTCAGCTATCACTCTAGTTCGAAGTGTGTTATCAAAAAACCAAAGATGTTCAGCGTTTGATATCATTTGTTTCAATTTCACAAACGCTTTGTCTTGTTCGGTACCCCAATAAAACTTGACACCTGAATGCGTGAGCTCACGAAGAGGTGTTGCGACTGTAGCAATTTGAGGGAGGAATCTGCCAACGTATGTAACAAGGCCTAAAAAACTGCGGACCTCCTCCGGAGTCGAAGGAGCTCTGAAATTTTGCAGAGCTTCAACATTGCTTTCCGATAGTTGAACTCCTTCTGGTGTGATTATGTGCCCCAAGAATTCGAGCTTCGATACTTTAAAAATACACTTCGATTGGTTCAGCAGTACTCCTCTATCATTCAGGATGCTTAACACCTTTTCCAGAGCTACATCGTGTTCTTCTTCGGAACTATCGAAGATCAAAATATCGTCGATGAAATTCACTGCATTCTTACTGCATGGACTTAAAATCTGTTCCATTATGCGTTGGAATATTTCAGGCGCAACTACCACTCCATACATTAATCGTTTGTACCGAAATAACCCCATGTAAGTAATAAAAGTTGTGATGTAAGGACTATCTTTATCCAGCTCTATCTGGTGGAAGGCCTCTTTTATGTCTAAACGGCTGAAAACTTTCGCAGAAACAAATCTTGGTAGAAACTCTTCAATGGTAGGCATTATATGTCGTTCTCGCAAAATCGCCGTATTCGTTCGGCGCATATCCACGTATAAACGTAGGTCCCCATTGTCCTTGATGACCGTGACCAATGGAGAAACCCATTGACAACCACCTTCGACAGGTTCTATTATATCGTTAGTCAATAGCGACCTGAGTTTCTCTTCTATCTTGGTCATCAGTGCAATTGGAGGACGACGAGGGTGCTGACACACTGGTGTAATTGATTTATTAATTGGAATTTGAACTAGCACTCCTTTGATTTTAGGGAAAGGATGACTTTTCTTCGATTCAATCGCGTTAACATATGTGCTGGGTAAACCGATGTGCAATACGCCTAATTTAGTTGCAGTTAAAGGAACCAGTAAACACTGCTGGCCACCCTATATAACATAGAAGGATGCTTGGCATCCGATTATTTTTCCTGTATCTTCGACCGACACCGTTGTATCGAATTTTCCCAGCACAGTTAATGATATAATTTGACTACCATAAGGAAGAAATATCTCAGCGCACTCAGTCGACTGATTCCATACACTAATTCCATTTGCTTTCAGGTACCGCCATGATCTTCCATCAACAATATTCTTTTTGCACCCTGAATCTATCATCATTTGTGTCATCACACCTCCAAGCTTGAGCCACATGAAGTCGTCAACATTACTAATACTGAATATAAAATTGCGAGTATCGGTTGCATTTTCTCTATTAGCAatttcgtgtacattttttcgttCGATTTTCGGTCGCCTATTCGGTGGGAATGATTGTTCTGATTTCCGTTTCAGAGAGCCAGTACGACATTTCGTGGCAAAATGTCCAATTCgttcacatttattgcattctttTGTCTTAGCTGGACATATTGGATCATAGCCAGTATGATTTATTTACCGCACCGAAAACACTCTCGCCGCACAGAATGTTGGATTTTGTTGATACCGCTCACTGAACTGGTGCTACTACTTTCATTAGTAGgcatatagcgaattcgtttttaaaactgagtcagtgccaaacttactctgtaataaaaaaaacgttttcagtttcacgaatgcgttggtttgttggtgtacgttatatagtctgatttgtttatatttacgacggcaaatgtacagtgtcgacgtctggtggtgatattagtgcttgggaggtaaattgttctccatcagatcagaagggccaagtgcagtgtaaacatataaaagttttaatgaaaatttgtacttcatattgttcgattacctaacacatgtagttctgacactcacttaaccatttgtcgatgcatttcctgtttgttccacaaataattactattataatataaaatcatcattagacacagttttcgttcaacatgtttctgcgatatcggaaaaatcctcttatttaatcacataaaataaatattcgatacgttaaagtaaattttcattcataattttgattttgaaatttattccacctggatatccatcattattttcacctcccaatgaaagcacacgtagcttaatgccgtctactcgaatatactcttcaaaatcagaatccgaattggattacgcttccaataatacaaaagcaaaagcagcaggttttccattttcatagtctttatttttagattttccaaaataatattcggaacttgacagttcagtatagttgtattggtgaacccgagtgtcaacccgtgaaacatctcagtgcgaaactaacagttttcggggcgaactagtgcgacactgagtgcgaaactgagtgaataaaaaaacgttttgacagcagttagtgcggcactggggttgaaactgaacaaaaacgaattcgctaatagTCGTTGGCGGAAGATTCATGCTCAGAGCCTGATGCCAGCATCCAAAACACATTTCTTTCGAAAGTGTCGTGTTGTTTTGGTGAGAAGTGTTGGGTCGAAACGACAGCAGAATCACGCGGAATGCGTTTGGAAGAGGGACAATTGGAACCACTTCGAGAAAGAAACAACGCGATActtaaagaaaacaaaaagcacGTTTAATTCGTAGCGTTCTAATTTTTGGAATGGATACATCAAGAATACAGTGTTGCTAGTTACAGTATAATTGTGACACTTGATaacaaaacgttttcagtttcacgaatgcggtagtttgttggtgtgcgttatatagtctgatttgtttatatttgcgacgacaaatgtacagtgtcgacgtctggtggcgatattaatgcttgggaggtaaattattctctatcagatc
Protein-coding sequences here:
- the LOC129761660 gene encoding ubiquitin-like modifier-activating enzyme 5, which codes for MCSMEDLKQQIQDLQNELSRLKNGTSGGHNVREKIEKMSSEVVDSNPYSRLMALQRMGIVNEYERIRQKSVAVVGVGGVGSVTADMLTRCGIGKLVLFDYDKVELANMNRLFFTPDQAGLSKVEAAAKTLNFINPDVKILTNNYNITTVESFDKFLHAIKTNGIENDTPVDLVLSCVDNFEARMAINTACNELSLNWFESGVSENAVSGHIQFIRPGETACFACAPPLVVAENIDEKTLKREGVCAASLPTTMGIVAGMLVQNTLKYLLNFGTTSDYLGYNALIDFFPKMSLKPNPTCDDRYCIERQKEFASKPKAIVIEAVQEEDVPLHEDNCYGIELVEENEPESAPSLSCITASSGLKLSYEAPETQSDVAIDSTQSDDVSLDDLMAQMKAI